From Candidatus Methylomirabilis tolerans, the proteins below share one genomic window:
- a CDS encoding GAF domain-containing sensor histidine kinase codes for MNTKPADTPFHAPDTPTVLLEIAQAVSSTLDLKELLKIVAQRTAAACGADVCSIFLWSPLGDRLVPMMSQTASGQQMDALWEEFKRMAGHSREGTLPIIAAIGQRTPIVMDDPATSPLLPARWVEQFRLKALLSVPLIRQDVAIGTLVLHQMTDDKPFTEVQVLLASTIASQVALAIENARLFQTTQERLSECETLLAVSRSVSSTLNLKETLVRVAREAAVAACADSSGAYLLDSEQEVIRPFASYNLPDWVLEPFQETPLSVRTFPLVREALDRMAPVCSSDVPADPRCAHPAIRRLAFQSCLFAPMVVKERLIGGLFLVWWQKSHTFTPDQLRLMDGVARQAAMAIDNASAYHEIEALNVSLEDKIAKRTHELSTINAALEASHRRLQELDRVKSDFLLNVSHELRTPLTAIKGSVDNMLDGITGPLSEAQQRYLMRIQANADRLVRMINDLLDLARIEEGRVQVIPTYFSLSGLTSELLDTLRPVASEEGLALQLADGADPLIVYADRDKVGQVLMNLLGNAIKFTPSGGIVNVELEEEEEEPFAIVRVSDTGDGIPPEELPHIFDKFYQVQLGRQAKAKGTGLGLSIVKSLVELQGGSIRARSQVDHGSTFTFTLPRQPLVQAQETTTFADTEQTR; via the coding sequence ATGAATACCAAACCTGCTGACACTCCCTTTCATGCGCCGGACACCCCGACTGTGCTGCTGGAAATCGCCCAGGCGGTCTCCTCTACGCTCGACCTTAAGGAGCTACTGAAGATCGTTGCCCAGCGTACCGCTGCGGCATGCGGCGCGGACGTCTGTTCCATCTTCCTCTGGAGTCCGTTAGGCGACCGCCTTGTGCCGATGATGTCGCAGACCGCTTCGGGTCAGCAGATGGACGCGCTATGGGAGGAGTTCAAGCGGATGGCCGGTCACAGTCGAGAGGGAACACTCCCTATTATTGCCGCGATAGGACAACGCACGCCGATCGTCATGGATGATCCGGCAACTAGCCCCCTGCTGCCGGCCCGATGGGTCGAGCAGTTCCGGTTGAAGGCGCTTCTATCCGTCCCCCTCATCCGCCAGGACGTCGCGATCGGAACGCTTGTGCTGCACCAGATGACCGATGACAAACCGTTCACAGAGGTGCAGGTATTGCTGGCCAGTACCATCGCCAGTCAAGTCGCGTTGGCCATCGAGAACGCCAGACTCTTTCAGACCACCCAGGAGCGACTGAGCGAATGTGAAACCTTACTCGCAGTCAGCCGATCCGTCAGCTCTACACTGAACCTGAAGGAAACGCTCGTGCGTGTGGCCCGTGAGGCCGCCGTCGCTGCCTGCGCCGATAGCTCCGGCGCTTACCTCCTCGATTCCGAGCAGGAGGTCATTCGGCCCTTCGCAAGCTACAACCTCCCGGATTGGGTGTTAGAGCCCTTCCAGGAAACTCCCCTTTCCGTGCGAACCTTCCCGCTTGTTCGGGAGGCGCTCGACCGGATGGCGCCAGTCTGCTCCAGCGACGTACCGGCCGATCCACGCTGCGCGCACCCGGCCATTCGACGTCTCGCGTTCCAATCCTGCCTCTTCGCGCCCATGGTGGTCAAAGAGCGGCTCATCGGGGGCCTCTTCCTGGTCTGGTGGCAGAAATCCCACACCTTTACACCGGACCAGCTTCGGCTCATGGACGGCGTCGCGCGGCAAGCCGCCATGGCCATCGACAACGCCTCCGCCTACCACGAGATCGAGGCGCTGAATGTCAGTCTGGAGGATAAGATCGCCAAGCGGACGCATGAGCTGTCAACAATCAATGCTGCTCTGGAGGCGTCACATCGGAGGTTGCAGGAGCTTGATCGCGTAAAATCCGATTTTTTGCTCAACGTCTCGCATGAGCTTCGCACCCCGCTGACAGCCATTAAGGGATCGGTCGACAATATGCTCGACGGAATCACAGGGCCGCTCAGCGAGGCGCAACAACGGTATCTGATGCGCATACAGGCCAATGCCGATCGGCTCGTGCGGATGATCAATGACCTGCTTGACCTGGCACGGATTGAAGAGGGCCGGGTCCAGGTGATCCCAACCTACTTCTCCCTGTCGGGTCTGACCAGCGAACTACTGGACACGCTCCGGCCGGTGGCGTCTGAAGAGGGCCTGGCGCTTCAGCTTGCCGACGGCGCAGACCCTTTGATCGTCTACGCCGATCGGGACAAGGTAGGCCAGGTGCTGATGAACCTTCTGGGGAATGCGATCAAGTTCACGCCGTCCGGCGGAATCGTCAACGTTGAATTGGAGGAGGAGGAGGAGGAGCCGTTTGCGATAGTCCGGGTCAGCGACACCGGCGACGGGATTCCACCGGAAGAGTTGCCCCATATCTTCGACAAGTTCTATCAGGTCCAGCTTGGGAGACAGGCCAAGGCGAAGGGGACAGGTCTCGGCCTCTCCATCGTCAAGAGCCTGGTAGAGCTTCAGGGGGGATCTATCCGGGCCAGGAGCCAGGTCGACCACGGCAGCACGTTTACGTTTACCCTGCCCCGGCAGCCCCTGGTGCAGGCCCAGGAAACGACAACCTTCGCTGACACGGAGCAAACACGATGA